A single genomic interval of Dysidea avara chromosome 8, odDysAvar1.4, whole genome shotgun sequence harbors:
- the LOC136264631 gene encoding uncharacterized protein, translated as MASSSRLVKQEKAGSDFELLSEQNIPGASLNGKKPGQLNVVQLKRWLACRGAPMSGKKPQLIERVKCYIDYGWDQYLTDPDGGINCLQKLTSVHLPGSESQRLLQNLPSQGDVQWTKQLGSIPTVTFSTIYDFLVTRKVFLKKVRYIENAVDNREESQNGEDTSDESWYESVEYTRTLDKAYRFFKDGHVQDLKYHPWTSQSDIICIKATVLPSMRKDRVYNATIIMRESNARVVTAYCTCPAGLSGCCNHTTATLYCLEDYVHLGLREEGKLGCTEKLQQWNQPKKRNVEPHPTDDVRPHKTVYGKEKRNKLQHVNNWDCRPSTRRIIDPNKSRMLRESLCIIEKKQD; from the exons ATGGCGTCTTCGTCTCGACTTGTGAAGCAAGAAAAGGCAGGGAGTGATTTCGAGCTGTTAAGCGAGCAGAATATTCCCGGCGCGTCTTTGAACGGTAAAAAGCCTGGTCAGCTGAATGTTGTACAGCTGAAAAGATGGTTAGCTTGCCGGGGAGCACCAATGAGTGGGAAGAAACCTCAATTGATAGAAAG GGTGAAATGCTATATTGATTACGGCTGGGACCAATATCTCACTGATCCTGATGGAGGGATAAACTGCCTGCAGAAGCTGACATCAGTGCACCTACCTGGATCAGAGTCTCAAAGGCTCCTTCAGAATTTACCATCTCAAGGTGATGTGCAGTGGACCAAGCAGTTAGGCAGTATACCCACTGTCACATTCAGCACAATATATGATTTTCTAGTCACTCGTAAGGTTTTTCTTAAGAAAGTGAGGTACATTGAGAATGCTGTGGATAATCGTGAAGAGAGTCAGAATGGTGAAGATACTAGTGACGAATCATGGTATGAATCTGTGGAATATACCCGTACCTTAGACAAAGCATATCGCTTCTTTAAGGACGGTCATGTCCAGGATCTCAAATACCATCCTTGGACAAGCCAATCAGATATCATTTGTATCAAAGCTACAGTTTTGCCTTCCATGAGAAAAGATCGGGTTTATAATGCCACAATAATAATGAGAGAGTCTAATGCACGTGTTGTTACTGCTTACTGCACTTGTCCAGCTGGATTGTCAGGGTGCTGCAATCATACAACGGCAACACTGTATTGCCTCGAGGATTATGTGCACTTGGGTCTAAGAGAAGAGGGAAAGTTGGGCTGTACTGAGAAACTACAGCAATGGAATCAACCCAAGAAGCGCAATGTTGAGCCACACCCAACTGATGATGTAAGGCCACACAAGACTGTGTATGGTAAGGAAAAGCGTAACAAACTCCAGCATGTAAATAACTGGGATTGTCGACCAAGTACAAGAAGGATAATTGATCCGAACAAGTCAAGAATGCTACGGGAAAGCTTGtgtatcatagaaaaaaaacaagATTAA